A genome region from Lytechinus pictus isolate F3 Inbred chromosome 14, Lp3.0, whole genome shotgun sequence includes the following:
- the LOC129276862 gene encoding uncharacterized protein LOC129276862: MAEPEPEINVEPETHVEPEPTVEPEPNIEPEPSAEPGMFGEPEPNTEPEIFGEPGPSTEPEIFGEPGPEVNDYGPNGHLFGNQTPDAEPQYDFSSTFGIWWDLHCYGLGAIFLLIAIFAVRSTILMLCRKQGRVSNTKPFLLFVNILVVILCLLRALYLFVNPYNVSGFFPVVVNNILFNIPFPCMTTCFAMILWVLREVGQVKLTVQSRSRSLRALFTIAVTHLGLVIIVSAIIELTRNEILLIVMCHGFFVVWEIFLCCSAIVLMYRISKAIRETGKTLVSISTRGRSPARKDNKNDENMNIRKVEESMDENCDKSSSDRTLGNTYDKISNTQLTNPYIRPIDGKPDDLEKLDYKVSKTSSQQQLDPAFLDVGTKEEITKNTNTNGNCDGMTSPASGPGKPIRSTVFGVARNFLSSLSRYGSSRAKMEMNDTKGLSVVSSEYFATSKDGDSIKTTDHRPTSYNCDSKNTMDMKIHQDSGHKLSFNRRQSIKTKQTGPPGQPKHPQRGNSRSAHSTSTDMGKRARLTRKVTRITVVTTLTSCIAAILNLLFVLSVFPGTHILKNSEYWLFVFYNCFRVTEIAMACVILYFVAQPMPKSRTQARSTVKK; this comes from the exons ATGGCTGAGCCAGAACCGGAAATCAACGTTGAGCCAGAAACCCATGTTGAGCCTGAGCCGACCGTTGAACCTGAACCCAACATAGAACCAGAACCCAGCGCAGAGCCTGGAATGTTTGGAGAACCAGAACCCAACACAGAGCCTGAAATCTTTGGAGAGCCAGGTCCCAGCACAGAGCCTGAAATCTTTGGAGAGCCAGGTCCTGAAGTCAACGATTATGGACCAAATGGTCATCTCTTTGGAAACCAGACACCAGATGCCGAACCGCAGTATGACTTTTCCAGCACCTTTGGAATCTGGTGGGATCTTCATTGCTATGGACTAGGGGCAATCTTCTTGTTGATTGCCATCTTCGCTGTCAGATCAACCATCCTCATGCTGTGCAGAAAGCAGGGCAGAGTATCCAACACCAAACCGTTCCTCCTGTTTGTCAATATCCTTGTGGTTATTTTATGTCTGCTCAGGGCGCTCTATCTCTTTGTAAATCCCTACAATGTGTCGGGATTCTTTCCAGTTGTAGTGAACAATATCCTCTTCAATATCCCGTTCCCATGTATGACGACTTGCTTCGCGATGATCCTGTGGGTGCTTCGTGAAGTCGGACAGGTCAAACTGACGGTGCAATCCCGCAGCAGGAGCTTGAGGGCGCTTTTCACCATAGCCGTCACTCACCTAGGTTTGGTGATCATCGTCAGCGCAATAATCGAACTTACGCGAAATGAGATCTTGTTGATTGTGATGTGCCATGGGTTCTTCGTCGTCTGGGAAATATTTCTCTGCTGTTCTGCAATCGTCCTGATGTACAGGATCAGCAAGGCGATCAGGGAGACGGGGAAAACTCTGGTCAGTATTTCAACAAGAGGACGTTCGCCAGCTCGCAAAGACAACAAGAATGATGAGAACATGAACATACGTAAAGTGGAAGAGTCAATGGATGAAAACTGTGACAAATCGTCTTCTGATCGAACACTTGGCAATACTTACGACAAAATCAGCAACACACAACTTACAAATCCTTATATTAGGCCTATTGATGGCAAACCCGATGATCTTGAAAAGCTTGATTATAAAGTCAGTAAAACCTCCTCTCAGCAACAGCTCGATCCTGCTTTCTTGGATGTCGGGACAAAggaagaaatcacaaaaaacacGAATACTAACGGAAATTGCGACGGCATGACTTCTCCTGCTTCGGGTCCTGGTAAGCCTATTCGGTCAACAGTGTtcggtgttgcaagaaactttctttcttccctctctcgATATGGCAGCAGCCGAGCCAAGATGGAAATGAATGACACCAAAGGACTCTCCGTCGTGTCATCTGAATACTTTGCCACTTCAAAAGATGGCGACTCCATTAAAACTACGGATCACCGACCAACTAGTTACAATTGTGACTCCAAGAATACAATGGACATGAAAATACACCAGGACTCAGGTCACAAGCTGTCCTTCAACCGGAGACAGAGCATCAAAACCAAGCAAACTGGACCTCCGGGACAACCGAAGCATCCTCAACGAGGCAACAGTCGTTCAGCTCATTCTACCTCGACAGACATGGGCAAGAGAGCGAGACTGACGAGGAAGGTCACCCGAATCACGGTGGTTACTACTTTGACCAGTTGCATCGCAGCCATCCTCAACCTTCTCTTCGTCTTGTCTGTGTTTCCCGGTACCCACATCCTAAAGAATTCTGAATATTGGCTGTTTGTTTTCTATAACTGCTTCAG GGTCACTGAGATTGCTATGGCTTGTGTCATACTTTACTTTGTAGCTCAACCCATGCCCAAATCAAGGACACAGGCAAGATCAACGGTGAAAAAATAA